The following nucleotide sequence is from Paroedura picta isolate Pp20150507F chromosome 1, Ppicta_v3.0, whole genome shotgun sequence.
CCATCTTAGCACTTGCGCTCTTTTGAATCCCCCAACACCCTGACACCGTTTCCCATTCTGTCACTTCTTCTTacaccccccctccttcctcataAAAGGGTCCCTCTAGACTGAGGCCAgagacattttctttctctttttttttgtgcCGGCAGCTGACAGGAAttgcttcttccttccccaaatccttgACCCAGACAGGACAAATTACGAGAGGCTCGGGTGAGCATGGAAGAAAACGTGGGCCCTGAGAATTCCCCGTTCCTTTCTTCGTGGGACTGGAAGAACGATGCAGGGACCGTGGTGCTGAGACCATGCCCATCCCCTGTGAGtctgtctccgtctccgtctccttcCTTTGAATCTTACACGTCCTCTCCTTGTCCGGTTGAGGTGGAGATGCCCTGTGCCAGCAGCCGcaacagcagcaggaggagcgACAGCAGCAACAGCCTGATGGGATACACTTTGGTGGAGTTTCCTGCCATCTATCTGCCCAACCCTGGGCAGGGCAAGGGCCAGAAGGGCCCCAAAGTCCGGATGTCGGCCCAGCGCAGGAGAAAAGCCAGCGAGAGAGAGAAGCTGCGGATGAGGACCCTGGCTGAAGCCCTGCACAACCTGCGCAACTATTTGCCACCTGTCTACAGCCAAAGGGGACAGCCTCTCACCAAGATACAGACGCTGAAATACACCATCAAGTACATCGGCGAGCTCACAGACCTGCTCAACAGTGTCCAGCAGGCACAGATGCCCTGAGGAGATGTGGAAGTTTAAGACTCTTCTTCTCAGAGAAGCGTCAGGCTCTCTTCCCTGCCCTCATCCACACCCACAGGGAAAGGACAAAAACATTCATTTTGGATACTGGTGAACTTATGTCACAGAagattgtttgtttttctttcttgctaTGAGGAGATGATGGCAACAGAACGAAAGAGGATGTTGTTTCTGGAGGCTTTTTGGGATGCAGCAAAAAAGGAATACCTCAGATGAATCAGAATCCATCCAGCTGCTTTTTGGGCCaccagaatgctggactggatggattttGGCCTGTTCCAGCATGACTTTTCTTACATTGTTGGAATCAGAAACAATTTCTACAATGCTGATCCTGACAGGATTCATAGACCCCAATGGTGCTTGATAACCTTAATAAGCTGACCCAGTTTCAGTTGTTGGGATTTGTTTTGAGAAGGTGATCTGTGTATTCTGAATAAAACGTACATTTTTTACAATCCTGTGTATTGGTTAGTAGGCACTTTATATTAGCAGCAAGAATGAAGTATGCATACGTAGTTGAAGAATAGTCTTTAAGAATCCTATATGCTACAGtagtacaattaaaaaaaatgaatatctTTGACTGaaagtaacatttttaaaaaggaaatttccACCTAAGTCCTTTGTACGGATTCATAACTGAGTAGTTATTTtcctattgttattattattttattattaccgTTATTGATATTTAGAAGATGTTTTTCTTTGGTTAAATGTCAGTAATTAGTTCCAAAATTGTTATTCTTCCAATAAACAGTAAAATGTTTTAGGCCTATTTCAGCTAGAAAAGCATTTACTCCTTTAGAAGCAGGGGCGGGTTTGTACCTAGGCATTAACAGCGCAATGCCTGCAAGTTACTGTGCTCTGAACTCAAAGGTGTCAATGGGCTGTTTAAAgaattgattttaattttttaaaaaatcacaagccCCAAACAAAATAGAAATCATCAAAACATAACAGCCCTAGTAACAGCTCTGCAGATAAGCATCTGTAAAAGGTTctcaaatatctaaaaatatgtCCACGCACAACGGTTGTCTATATGTCATATGGTTAAATTTTAATAAGGTTATAAATTCCTCAATCCATTGCTTTATGGGAGGTGGGCATATAGCTCCCCAGGGTTGTAATAGAAGTCTTTTAGCAACAGTAAAGACACAAAAGGTCCATTTTCATGGACCATCAGTCGCCAGGAGATAGGTAGATAATTTAAAAGTATGTAAGCATCCTCAAAGACCAATGAGTATTTTAATACAAAAGTGATATGAGTAATTACTTCCTCCCCCTAAAGACTAAATACCTGGACTGGTCCAAAAGCTACGTGGAAGAGACATGGCTTGTAAGTCAGAGCACCAGCAACCAAGCACTTTACTTAGTCCTTTAGTAAAAAGGTCCTGTGATGTCCAGGATAAGCATTATTTTGCTGAATaagttatagaagaagaagaagaagatttgggtttttatatcctgcttttctctaccaggagtctcaaagtggcttagaatcaccttccctttcctttccccacaacagacaccctgtgaggtaggtgaggctgagagagctcagttaGAACAGTGCTATcggggctgtgaggagcccaaggtcattcagctgtctgtgggcggaggagcagggagccatacccagctcaccagattagaacctgctactctcaaccactgcaccaagcttaaGGTCCATAGAAACAACAGATCTAAAGTTTAAGCCTTAGGCTAAAGCAGCCCTGCACTGAATTACACAAATGTATAGCAACCAAAGAGCAACTGGGCATTGATTTCTAAGCATGCTTCGCAGATTTGAAAACCTCAGCTATCAACAGCACTACTCATTTTGGGGCACATTCTGGCAACATTTCACAGTTAAGCCCCTCAAAGCAATGGTATTTATGCATTATTTTTCATCATTATATCctaccttctccccaccccaataaaGGCCCAATGCTGCTTACgttttttcttctcccctccattttctcctcacaacaaccctgtgaggtaggttaatgTCAAGATCACCCACCAAAGTTCTATGACACTAACTTTTTAAAGGttgtatcccccacccccattcctcaAGATACCCTGTGCCCCGGAAATTATATGTGTGAGTTTCTTTAAATGGGACAGAACATATGGACAAATCATGCTTCTCTCTATCagatgattatatgcataggttGCTCCAGGTAGAGAATGGCTCTCTGGCATGCGTACAGACACGTACAATTGGCTCATAAGATAAGCTATGCATATTTTGGATGGTATTtctatacaaaaaaaaattatagttTGCATGATGGCATATGCCCCTACTTTAGTAATTTGCATGTTAGTGTGTTGTAAATGCctttcttcctgcctgcctgcctgcttccttccttccttttctccctcccccctccctccccatctttctttctttctttctttctttctttctttctttctttctttctttctttctttctttctttctttctttctttctttctttctttctttctttctttctttctttctttctttctttctttctt
It contains:
- the MSGN1 gene encoding mesogenin-1, coding for MEENVGPENSPFLSSWDWKNDAGTVVLRPCPSPVSLSPSPSPSFESYTSSPCPVEVEMPCASSRNSSRRSDSSNSLMGYTLVEFPAIYLPNPGQGKGQKGPKVRMSAQRRRKASEREKLRMRTLAEALHNLRNYLPPVYSQRGQPLTKIQTLKYTIKYIGELTDLLNSVQQAQMP